One stretch of Salarias fasciatus unplaced genomic scaffold, fSalaFa1.1, whole genome shotgun sequence DNA includes these proteins:
- the agrp gene encoding agouti-related protein, with the protein MFGSVLLCCCSFSLLRLSSSLVHGNLQLDEGPAAGRRPEAAYLLDLDRGHAPDAVRDPPLLPVDSAEDPFLIDAGSYDEASPAVLQLQGRAMRSPRRCIPHQQSCLGSSLPCCDSCDTCYCRFFNAFCYCRRVGHACPARHT; encoded by the exons ATGTTCggctctgtgctgctctgctgctgctccttcagtCTGCTCCGACTCTCCTCTTCTCTGGTTCATGGAAACCTGCAGCTGGACGAGGGTCCGGCAGCCGGACGCCGCCCCGAAGCGGCCTACCTGCTGGACCTGG ACAGAGGCCACGCCCCCGACGCCGTGCGGGACCCGCCCCTCCTGCCGGTGGACTCTGCGGAGGATCCCTTCCTCATAGATGCGGGGTCCTACGACGAG GCCTCGCCGGcggtgctgcagctgcagggtcGCGCCATGCGCTCGCCGCGGCGCTGCATCCCTCACCAGCAGTCCTGCCTGGGCTCCTCGCTGCCCTGCTGCGACTCCTGCGACACCTGCTACTGCCGCTTCTTCAACGCCTTCTGCTACTGCCGCCGCGTGGGCCACGCCTGCCCGGCCAGGCACACCTGA